Genomic segment of Peribacillus frigoritolerans:
TGAAGCGCTTTTACTTTTGCCTCGGTCGCAGTAACTATGCTGTGGATGAAAGCCTCTTCTGCCAAATGTCCATTTACGAATATCCATGTATTTATCGTTCCCGGAGCGGAACTCCAAGAATGCCGGTCAGCTAAAGAAGCGTCGATGGCATTTCCTACACCAGCCGTCACGATAATGAAAACAGAGAAATCTTCCGCTCTTAAAAGCTTGAAAGCAACCGTATCGAGAAAGACAGCTGTCATCATCCCTACCGTCTCCTGAGGTTCAAAACCATGAGTTTTTAAATACTCGGCCATTTCAACATGATGATCCTCGCAGTCATAGCCATGATGTACGTGCCTATTCACAAAATATTTATGCCAGCCCGTCCCCGAACCAGTCACTCCGGAAGACATCGTTCTAAGCGGGATCGGAGAATCCAATTGAATCATCTCAGGTCCGACTGTCAGATAAGATTCATCAATTTCCAATGTAATAGTATCATGGCCATGCTTTTCCGGAACGATGAACATCTGCGGTTTCGGAAGGGCGGGATGTGGATGTTTTTCGATCGTCGTATGATATACACCCTGAATCCGTTCCTGTTGGAGCACTTCATTCGGCACATCAACAACCTGAATTTTCCCCTTCTCAAGCAACATCAGCCGATCACAATATAACCCAGCCAAATTCAGGTCATGGAAAATTGAAATAACGGTCAAATTCTGCTCTTTTGCCATTTTCCTCATTAAATCAAGAAGGTCTTTTTGATAGGAAAGATCCAAGTGATTCGTAGGTTCATCCAAAAAAAGGATTTCAGGCTCTTGGGCAAGTGCCTGTGCCAGCAGGACCCGCTGCCTCTCCCCTCCTGATAATCGTTCAAAATGCAGAGCCTGGAAATCGGCTACGCCCGTTTGTTCCATAACCCGTTGGACAATCGCTTCATCTTCTGCGGACCAACTATGGAACCAACCTGATTGATGGGCATATCGCCCAAGTGAGACCGTCTCTTTTACTGTATAGGAGAAAGCTAATGAGGAATGTTGAGGGAGCACAGCAATGACCTGTGCAAGTTGTTTTGACGAATAATCCTTCAAATCCTTACCTCTTATCCGTACGCTTCCGCCCTTATAATCGAGCACCCCGCTAAGCATTCCTAAGAGCGTCGTTTTTCCGCTGCCATTAGGACCAAGAATCCCGAATAATTCTCCTTTATGTACATCAAAAGAGACAGAGTCCAAAACAGCTTTGTTGTCATATCCACCTGTTAACCCTTTAACTTCAAGCATCCGTTTTTACCCTTCTCTCCGTCTCTTTAATAAAATCAGCGCAAATGCAGGTGCCCCGATAAGTGAGGTGATCACCCCGATCGGCAGTTCCGATGGGGCAATGACCGTCCGTGCTACAAAGTCAGCCAAAATTAGAAATCCGCTTCCTATCAACAATGACAGCGGAAGCAAATGTTTATGGTCAGGTCCCCATATCTTTCGGACAAAATGAGGAATGACCAATCCTACAAAGCCAATCGCCCCTGAAACGGCAACCGCTGCCCCTGTCAATGTCGAACCGGCTATCAAGATCCACATTTTCCGCCGCTTAACATTCACACCTAAGTGTTTTGCCCGGTCTTCCCCAAAAGTCATCGCATTCAATTCACTTGTATTCATGATCAAGATAAACGAACCAAGAATAAAAAACGGCAAAATGATTGCAATATAATTCCATCCGCGCATTGAAACGCTTCCCATCAGCCAGCCGATGATTTGTCTTAATTCATCACCCGTCAGCGCAATCATCAATGAAATGAATGCACTTAAAAACGAGCTGAAAATGATTCCCGTTAAAATGATCGTTTCCACTTTCATCGATCGATCCATTTTTTTTGCAAAAGTCAATACGCAGAGCATCGTGAGCACTGAGCATAAGATGCTCAGTGCCGGAAGAGTGTATAAACCGATGAACGGCAGTGATATATTCAAGAATATTGTCAATACGGCGCCGACCGATGCTCCTGATGAAATACCTAATGTGTAAGGATCAGCGAGCGGGTTCCGGAGCAGCCCCTGAAATGCCGCACCCGCAATCGCAAGCGATGCCCCGACCAAACCCGCAAGCAACACACGCGGCAAGCGGATGTTCATCACGATATTCGTCAGCATCACATCCGGATCAGCAGAAATCGGCAAATGAAAGATCTCCTTGCCGATTATTTGTAAAAGTACGGGAATCGGTACTGACACCGAACCAAAGGAAATGCCTATCGTCATTGCGAATAACAAAATTAACAACGCAATCAAATAAGCAAACGTCCATTTAGTTGTTAAATTGGTTCGGATAGACTGATTTGGCAAGTTCCTCTACTCCCTCTATCAAGCGTGGACCGGAACGGGTCACCAAGTCAGAATGGACATCAAAGACTTTGCCATTCTTAACAGCATTTACGTCTTGCCATCCTTTTCGGCCCTTCACTTCACTTACTGAATCTTTCGTATAATAACCATAAGTTGTAATGATGACATCAGGATTTGCAGCAATCATCGACTCTTCATCAATTTTTGCCCAACCGTCCAAATCAGCAGCAGCATTATCCGCTGAAATAATATTAAGCATCTCATTCATGAAAGTATTTTTTCCCGGTGTGTATATTTCCGGTGAAGGCGAAACCTCCACTAAAACTGTCTTCCTATCCTCTTCCTTTACGGATTTGGCTTTTTCCTCGATATCCTTGAGCTTCGTTTTCATATCCGCAACGATTTCGTTTGCCTTGTCATGTTCACCCGTTGCCTGTCCAATCATTTCAATAGACTCATAGACTTGGTCAAAGCTTTGTGCATCATTGACTACGAGGACATCTATTCCAGCATCCTTAAGCTGTTGTAAACCCTCATTCGAATTATGGGCACTTGATGCATGCGCAAGAACAAGGTCAGGCTTCATGGAGACAATCAGCTCCGTGTTCATTTCCATTCCGCCAACTTTTTCAATTTCCTTCGTTTCTTCCGGGTAATTATCATTATCGGAAACACCAATGACCTTTTTACCCAAACCAAGTGCAAAGACCACTTCCGTATTACTTGGTATTAACGAAACGATTTTCTTCGGTTTTTGTTCTATCGTT
This window contains:
- a CDS encoding heme ABC transporter ATP-binding protein, with amino-acid sequence MLEVKGLTGGYDNKAVLDSVSFDVHKGELFGILGPNGSGKTTLLGMLSGVLDYKGGSVRIRGKDLKDYSSKQLAQVIAVLPQHSSLAFSYTVKETVSLGRYAHQSGWFHSWSAEDEAIVQRVMEQTGVADFQALHFERLSGGERQRVLLAQALAQEPEILFLDEPTNHLDLSYQKDLLDLMRKMAKEQNLTVISIFHDLNLAGLYCDRLMLLEKGKIQVVDVPNEVLQQERIQGVYHTTIEKHPHPALPKPQMFIVPEKHGHDTITLEIDESYLTVGPEMIQLDSPIPLRTMSSGVTGSGTGWHKYFVNRHVHHGYDCEDHHVEMAEYLKTHGFEPQETVGMMTAVFLDTVAFKLLRAEDFSVFIIVTAGVGNAIDASLADRHSWSSAPGTINTWIFVNGHLAEEAFIHSIVTATEAKVKALHDLHVLDKVTNTCATGTSTDSILIAAAQRGAKLQYAGTITPLGKLISRGVYDCTVEALKNNRKRIEDL
- a CDS encoding FecCD family ABC transporter permease; translation: MPNQSIRTNLTTKWTFAYLIALLILLFAMTIGISFGSVSVPIPVLLQIIGKEIFHLPISADPDVMLTNIVMNIRLPRVLLAGLVGASLAIAGAAFQGLLRNPLADPYTLGISSGASVGAVLTIFLNISLPFIGLYTLPALSILCSVLTMLCVLTFAKKMDRSMKVETIILTGIIFSSFLSAFISLMIALTGDELRQIIGWLMGSVSMRGWNYIAIILPFFILGSFILIMNTSELNAMTFGEDRAKHLGVNVKRRKMWILIAGSTLTGAAVAVSGAIGFVGLVIPHFVRKIWGPDHKHLLPLSLLIGSGFLILADFVARTVIAPSELPIGVITSLIGAPAFALILLKRRREG
- a CDS encoding ABC transporter substrate-binding protein, with translation MKMKKIFGLILLMLLVAGMMVGCSDTTDEGKEKQQTNHAQHEAFPITIKDATGEKVTIEQKPKKIVSLIPSNTEVVFALGLGKKVIGVSDNDNYPEETKEIEKVGGMEMNTELIVSMKPDLVLAHASSAHNSNEGLQQLKDAGIDVLVVNDAQSFDQVYESIEMIGQATGEHDKANEIVADMKTKLKDIEEKAKSVKEEDRKTVLVEVSPSPEIYTPGKNTFMNEMLNIISADNAAADLDGWAKIDEESMIAANPDVIITTYGYYTKDSVSEVKGRKGWQDVNAVKNGKVFDVHSDLVTRSGPRLIEGVEELAKSVYPNQFNN